The proteins below are encoded in one region of Pseudomonas putida S13.1.2:
- the phnX gene encoding phosphonoacetaldehyde hydrolase: MNYSNPTQLQAAILDWAGTVVDFGSFAPTQIFVEAFAEFDVQVSIEEARGPMGMGKWDHIRTLCDVPEIAERYRKVFGRTPTDDDVTAIYNRFMPLQIEKIAVHSALIPGALDTLTGLRQDGLKIGSCSGYPKVVMDKVVELAAQNGYVADHVVATDETPNGRPWPAQALANVIALGIDDVAACVKVDDTVPGILEGRRAGMWTVALVCSGNALGLTWEGFRALSAEKLESERTRIHALFASSRPHYLIDTINELPEVIADINRRLAKGEMPQAF, encoded by the coding sequence ATGAACTACAGCAACCCCACCCAGCTGCAAGCCGCCATCCTCGACTGGGCCGGCACCGTGGTCGACTTCGGCTCTTTCGCCCCCACCCAGATCTTTGTCGAGGCCTTTGCCGAGTTCGACGTGCAAGTGTCCATCGAGGAAGCCCGTGGCCCGATGGGCATGGGCAAGTGGGACCACATCCGTACCCTGTGCGACGTACCGGAAATCGCCGAGCGCTACCGCAAGGTGTTCGGCCGCACGCCGACCGACGATGACGTCACCGCCATCTACAACCGCTTCATGCCGCTGCAGATCGAGAAGATCGCCGTGCACTCGGCACTGATCCCCGGTGCGCTGGACACCCTTACCGGGCTGCGCCAGGACGGCCTGAAGATCGGCTCGTGCTCGGGCTACCCGAAGGTGGTGATGGACAAGGTGGTAGAACTGGCGGCGCAGAACGGTTACGTGGCCGACCACGTGGTGGCCACCGACGAAACCCCTAACGGCCGACCATGGCCGGCCCAGGCCCTGGCCAACGTGATTGCACTGGGCATTGACGATGTGGCGGCCTGCGTGAAGGTCGACGACACCGTGCCGGGCATTCTCGAAGGCCGCCGTGCCGGCATGTGGACCGTGGCACTGGTGTGCTCGGGCAACGCGCTGGGGCTGACCTGGGAAGGCTTCCGGGCGCTGAGCGCGGAGAAGCTGGAAAGCGAGCGCACGCGCATCCACGCACTGTTTGCCAGCTCGCGCCCGCACTACCTGATCGATACCATCAACGAACTGCCTGAAGTGATCGCCGACATCAACCGGCGCCTGGCCAAAGGCGAGATGCCACAAGCCTTCTGA
- the panB gene encoding 3-methyl-2-oxobutanoate hydroxymethyltransferase has translation MSTHTRTSRLTVPQLVAMKGRQKIVSLTAYSSSIARVIDPLVDFILVGDSTAMVGYGRPSTLGMRLDETIAHTRAVVDSTRLACVIADMPFGSYQESHEQAFRNCAQVLASTGCDALKLEANQALASTVEFLVARGIPIMAHIGLMPQFVNAMGGYKAQGLSPDSAAALRADAQANLHAGAFSLLLEGVAEPVARAITQASDKPTIGIGASPACDGQVLVTEDLLGLGGDHVPRFVKQYADVGQVIREACARYADEVRDGAFPALHHCYGA, from the coding sequence ATGAGCACACACACCCGCACCAGCCGCCTTACCGTCCCGCAACTGGTAGCCATGAAAGGCCGGCAGAAGATCGTATCGCTCACCGCCTACTCAAGCTCCATCGCCCGGGTGATCGACCCGCTGGTCGACTTCATCCTGGTCGGCGATTCCACGGCCATGGTCGGCTACGGCCGCCCGTCCACCCTGGGCATGCGCCTGGACGAGACCATCGCCCATACCCGCGCCGTGGTCGACAGCACCCGCCTGGCCTGCGTGATCGCCGACATGCCGTTTGGCAGCTACCAGGAATCCCACGAACAAGCCTTTCGCAACTGCGCCCAGGTATTGGCCAGCACCGGCTGCGACGCGCTCAAGCTGGAGGCCAATCAGGCATTGGCGAGCACCGTCGAATTCCTGGTCGCACGGGGTATCCCGATCATGGCGCACATCGGCCTGATGCCGCAGTTCGTCAATGCCATGGGCGGCTACAAGGCCCAGGGGCTAAGCCCGGACAGCGCGGCAGCGCTGCGGGCCGATGCGCAGGCCAACCTGCACGCCGGGGCTTTCAGCCTGTTGCTGGAAGGCGTGGCAGAGCCCGTGGCCCGCGCCATCACCCAGGCCAGCGACAAACCGACCATTGGCATTGGCGCCTCACCCGCCTGCGATGGCCAGGTGCTGGTCACCGAAGACCTGCTGGGGCTGGGGGGGGACCACGTGCCACGCTTCGTCAAGCAGTATGCCGACGTCGGCCAGGTGATCCGTGAGGCCTGCGCCCGCTATGCAGACGAAGTGCGCGACGGGGCGTTCCCTGCCCTGCACCACTGCTACGGGGCTTGA
- a CDS encoding PLP-dependent aminotransferase family protein, which translates to MDNSQIDKPSYTYQAVYRYLLDRIEAAPCDVEQRLPSLRELAQRLSVSVSSTKYAYALLEDEGRVYARPKQGYFSRTRAPAMRGQHSPSLLDTVFASARQPGMLALGSDAPAMLLSLQQPLLMIERELARQYPHSLAPLFQPFGEPELRSVLADRYTRSAQHYWSADQVFIGADLRSILDLSLRALDLEGQVALVESPCNWAVLRQLQAARMIIIEVPLGDDGRFDLQQFHRLLCDQPVRLAVLSSAANVPQGGLMPAADKQQICRWLAEDAVWLFENDGYGQLCFDGSAPRYRDFADPDRLLVFSTFDKLIGAEAPFGYLLCRQHTERLQQLFMERAFRLSPIRQKAIAKLFTSRRVELHVQRLRPMLRQRLQQMKALLDVYGQGCLRITEPQGGASLWLQATRPIDMRRVFERLLAQRIVIAPGELFSQCGLWRSHLRLCCTVDWSKNIASALQCLVEAIQAEAQAP; encoded by the coding sequence ATGGACAACAGTCAGATCGACAAGCCCAGCTACACCTACCAGGCGGTCTACCGCTACTTGCTCGACAGGATCGAGGCAGCGCCCTGCGATGTGGAGCAGCGCTTGCCGTCGCTGCGCGAGCTGGCCCAGCGCCTGAGCGTTTCGGTATCCAGTACCAAGTACGCCTATGCGCTGCTGGAAGACGAAGGGCGGGTGTATGCGCGGCCCAAGCAGGGCTACTTCAGCCGAACCCGCGCGCCCGCCATGCGTGGCCAGCATTCACCGAGCCTGCTCGACACAGTTTTCGCCAGCGCCCGTCAGCCGGGCATGCTGGCCCTGGGCAGTGATGCGCCGGCCATGTTGCTGTCGCTGCAACAGCCGTTACTGATGATCGAGCGCGAACTGGCGCGCCAATACCCGCACTCGTTGGCACCGTTGTTCCAGCCGTTCGGTGAGCCCGAGTTGCGCAGCGTGCTGGCCGACCGCTACACCCGCTCGGCCCAGCATTACTGGAGCGCCGATCAGGTATTCATCGGCGCGGACCTGCGCAGCATCCTCGATTTATCGTTACGCGCGCTCGACCTGGAGGGCCAGGTGGCGCTGGTGGAGTCGCCCTGCAACTGGGCGGTGCTGAGGCAGTTGCAGGCTGCACGCATGATCATCATCGAAGTGCCATTGGGTGATGACGGGCGTTTCGACCTGCAGCAGTTTCACCGGCTGCTGTGCGATCAGCCGGTGCGCCTGGCAGTGCTGTCGTCAGCGGCCAACGTGCCGCAAGGTGGCTTGATGCCCGCAGCGGACAAACAGCAGATTTGCCGCTGGCTGGCCGAGGACGCGGTGTGGCTGTTTGAAAACGATGGCTACGGCCAGTTGTGTTTCGACGGGTCAGCGCCACGCTACCGGGACTTCGCCGACCCTGACCGGCTACTGGTGTTTTCGACCTTCGACAAGCTGATCGGTGCAGAGGCGCCCTTTGGCTACCTGCTCTGCCGGCAACATACCGAGCGGTTGCAGCAGCTGTTTATGGAACGTGCTTTTCGCTTGTCACCGATTCGCCAAAAGGCCATCGCCAAGCTGTTCACCTCGCGCCGGGTCGAGCTGCATGTACAGCGCTTGCGGCCCATGCTGCGCCAACGCCTGCAGCAGATGAAGGCGCTACTGGACGTCTACGGCCAGGGCTGCCTGCGCATCACCGAGCCCCAAGGCGGGGCCAGCCTGTGGTTGCAGGCGACCCGGCCGATAGATATGCGCCGGGTCTTCGAGCGGTTGCTGGCGCAGCGCATCGTCATCGCCCCCGGGGAGCTCTTCAGCCAGTGTGGCCTATGGCGCAGCCACCTGCGGCTGTGCTGCACAGTGGACTGGAGCAAGAATATCGCCTCCGCGCTGCAATGCCTGGTCGAGGCGATTCAGGCCGAAGCTCAAGCCCCGTAG
- a CDS encoding AI-2E family transporter: protein MNETALQNKALAVLLALVTIAFFWILLPYYGAIFWAVILGILFAPLQRHLLIRFGRRRNLAAATTTLVCLLVAILPVIITSALLVQEGATLYQRIESGQLDIAGYVEHGKDLLPPFAQHGLDNMGMGNLDGLRDKITKWATQGSQVLASQAFSFGQGTFEFVVSFGIMMYLLFFFLRDGPEVARRVRQAVPLPEHQKRRLQLKFNRVVRATVKGNVLVAITQGALGGFIFWVLDIPSALVWAVLMAFLSLLPAVGAGIVWAPVAAYFLLTGAILPGIILTAFGVLVIGLVDNVLRPILVGKDTRMPDYLILVSTLGGLAVFGLNGFVIGPLIAALFVSSWAIFAATKPQVQLPQ, encoded by the coding sequence ATGAACGAAACCGCGTTACAGAACAAAGCCCTGGCAGTACTCCTGGCGCTGGTGACCATTGCCTTCTTCTGGATCCTGTTGCCGTATTACGGCGCAATCTTCTGGGCGGTGATCCTCGGCATCCTGTTCGCCCCGCTGCAGCGCCACCTGCTGATCCGCTTCGGGCGGCGACGCAACCTGGCCGCGGCCACGACCACGCTGGTGTGCCTGCTGGTGGCGATCCTGCCGGTGATCATCACCAGCGCGCTGCTGGTCCAGGAGGGCGCCACGCTGTACCAGCGCATCGAAAGCGGGCAACTGGACATTGCCGGTTACGTCGAGCACGGCAAGGACCTGCTCCCGCCATTCGCCCAGCATGGCCTGGACAACATGGGCATGGGCAACCTCGACGGGTTGCGTGACAAGATCACCAAGTGGGCAACCCAAGGTAGCCAGGTATTGGCCAGCCAGGCGTTCAGCTTTGGTCAAGGCACGTTCGAGTTCGTGGTCAGCTTTGGCATCATGATGTACCTGCTGTTCTTCTTTCTGCGCGACGGCCCGGAAGTGGCCCGCCGGGTGAGGCAGGCCGTACCGCTGCCCGAGCACCAGAAGCGCCGTTTGCAGCTGAAGTTCAACCGTGTGGTGCGGGCGACGGTGAAAGGCAACGTATTGGTGGCCATTACCCAAGGGGCGCTGGGCGGGTTCATTTTCTGGGTGCTGGATATCCCCAGCGCACTGGTGTGGGCGGTGCTGATGGCGTTTCTGTCGCTACTGCCGGCGGTGGGTGCGGGCATCGTCTGGGCGCCGGTGGCCGCGTATTTCCTGCTGACCGGGGCGATACTGCCGGGGATTATCCTGACCGCGTTCGGGGTGCTGGTGATTGGCCTGGTGGATAACGTGCTGCGGCCGATTCTGGTGGGCAAGGATACGCGCATGCCGGACTACCTGATCCTGGTGTCGACGCTGGGTGGGCTGGCAGTATTCGGGCTCAACGGCTTTGTGATCGGGCCATTGATCGCGGCGCTGTTCGTGTCCAGCTGGGCGATCTTTGCGGCGACCAAGCCGCAGGTGCAATTGCCACAGTAG
- the yegQ gene encoding tRNA 5-hydroxyuridine modification protein YegQ, with translation MNPTAKPELLAPAGTLKTMRYAFAYGADAVYAGQPRYSLRVRNNEFDHANLALGIQEAHALGKRFYVVVNIAPHNAKLKTFLKDLAPVIDMAPDALIMSDPGLIMLVRQHFPQMPVHLSVQANTVNWASVQFWQQLGLSRVILSRELSLEEIEEIRQQVPGMELEVFVHGALCMAYSGRCLLSGYLNKRDANQGSCTNACRWKYNATPATENATGDIVREVQPTLGLGAPTEQVFLLQESNRPGTEMPAFEDEHGTYIMNAKDLRAIQHVERLAGMGVHSLKIEGRTKSHFYCARAVQSYRQAIDDAVAGRPFDRALMGNLESLAQRGYTEGFLRRHVHDEYQNYQRGNSVSERQQFVGELTGVRVEGLAEVKVKNRFAVGDHLELMTPRGNYHFDLHRLCNRQQQAIDVAPGDGHVVYLPIPEQVALDHALLMRDLRGDEVAS, from the coding sequence ATGAACCCTACCGCCAAGCCCGAACTGCTGGCCCCCGCCGGCACCCTCAAGACCATGCGCTACGCCTTTGCCTACGGCGCCGACGCGGTCTACGCCGGCCAGCCGCGCTACAGCCTGCGGGTGCGCAACAACGAATTCGACCACGCCAACCTGGCGCTGGGCATCCAGGAGGCGCATGCCCTGGGCAAGCGCTTCTACGTAGTGGTCAACATCGCCCCGCACAACGCCAAGCTCAAGACCTTTCTCAAGGACCTGGCACCGGTCATCGACATGGCGCCGGACGCGCTGATCATGTCCGACCCCGGCCTGATCATGCTGGTACGCCAGCACTTCCCGCAGATGCCGGTGCACTTGTCGGTGCAGGCCAACACGGTCAACTGGGCCAGCGTGCAGTTCTGGCAGCAGTTGGGCCTGAGCCGGGTAATCCTGTCGCGCGAGCTGTCCCTGGAAGAGATCGAGGAAATCCGCCAGCAGGTACCGGGCATGGAGCTGGAGGTGTTCGTCCACGGCGCGCTGTGCATGGCCTATTCCGGCCGTTGCCTGCTGTCGGGCTACCTCAACAAGCGTGACGCCAACCAGGGTAGCTGCACCAACGCCTGCCGCTGGAAGTACAACGCCACGCCGGCCACCGAGAACGCCACCGGCGATATCGTGCGCGAAGTGCAGCCCACCCTTGGCCTGGGCGCCCCTACCGAGCAGGTTTTCCTGCTGCAGGAAAGCAACCGCCCAGGCACCGAAATGCCGGCGTTCGAAGATGAACACGGCACCTACATCATGAACGCCAAGGACCTGCGCGCCATCCAGCACGTCGAGCGCCTGGCCGGCATGGGCGTGCATTCGCTGAAGATCGAAGGCCGCACCAAGTCGCACTTCTATTGCGCCCGCGCCGTACAGTCGTACCGCCAGGCGATCGACGACGCCGTGGCCGGGCGGCCGTTCGACCGCGCCTTGATGGGCAACCTCGAATCCCTCGCGCAACGCGGCTACACCGAAGGCTTCCTGCGCCGCCACGTGCACGATGAATACCAGAACTACCAACGCGGCAACTCGGTCTCGGAGCGCCAGCAGTTCGTCGGTGAACTGACCGGCGTGCGGGTCGAAGGCCTGGCCGAGGTCAAGGTGAAGAACCGCTTTGCCGTGGGTGACCACCTGGAGCTGATGACCCCGCGTGGCAACTACCACTTCGACCTGCACCGCCTGTGCAACCGCCAGCAGCAGGCCATCGACGTGGCGCCAGGCGACGGCCATGTGGTGTACCTGCCCATCCCGGAACAGGTCGCACTGGACCACGCCCTGCTGATGCGCGACCTGCGCGGCGACGAGGTGGCAAGCTGA
- a CDS encoding copper resistance system multicopper oxidase codes for MRNPTRRTFVKGLGAASTLAGLGLWRPLAQAAEGQDLAGQHFELFIGQTPVNITGRPRTALTLNNSLPGPLLRWREGDTVTLRVRNRLAQDTSIHWHGILLPANMDGVPGLSFAGIEPGGDYLYQFTLRQSGTYWYHSHSGLQEQAGVYGAIVIEPREPEPHRYQRDHVLLFSDWSDHAPEQLMATLKKQSDAYNYHKRTVGDFIDDVADNGWSPTVAERTAWARMRMSPTDLADISAATYTYLLNGQPPEGNFTCLGQPGETVRLRLINASAMTYFDFRIPGLKLTVIAADGLPVKPVTVDELRIAVAETYDVLVTVGDQPAYTLFAQSMDRTGFARGTLARAAGLQAPVPAPDPRPVLSMDDMGHGGMGAMAGMDHSNMAGMDHAAMPAMQQHPASETGNPLVDMQTMAPRANLADPGIGLRNNGRRVLTYADLRSPYPDPDGRAPSRDIELHLTGHMERFAWSFDGVKFSDAEPLRLTYGERVRITLVNDTMMTHPIHLHGMWSDLEDEHGQFLVRKHTVDIPPGSRRSYRVTADALGRWAYHCHLLYHMETGMFREVRVDE; via the coding sequence TTGCGCAACCCCACCCGCCGTACCTTTGTCAAAGGCCTGGGCGCCGCCAGCACACTGGCGGGCCTGGGGCTGTGGCGCCCGCTGGCCCAGGCCGCCGAAGGCCAGGACCTGGCCGGCCAGCACTTCGAGCTGTTCATCGGCCAGACCCCGGTCAATATCACCGGCCGCCCGCGCACCGCACTCACCCTCAACAACAGCCTGCCAGGCCCGTTGCTGCGCTGGCGCGAAGGCGATACCGTGACCCTGCGCGTGCGCAACCGCCTGGCCCAGGACACCTCGATCCACTGGCACGGCATCCTCCTGCCCGCCAACATGGACGGCGTACCAGGCCTGAGCTTCGCCGGCATCGAACCCGGCGGCGACTACCTGTACCAGTTCACCCTGCGCCAGAGCGGTACCTACTGGTACCACAGCCACTCTGGGCTGCAGGAACAGGCCGGGGTGTACGGGGCCATCGTGATCGAGCCACGCGAACCCGAACCGCATCGCTACCAGCGCGACCACGTGCTGCTGTTCAGCGACTGGTCGGACCACGCGCCGGAACAGCTGATGGCCACCCTGAAGAAACAGTCCGACGCGTACAACTACCACAAGCGCACGGTCGGCGACTTCATCGACGACGTGGCCGACAACGGCTGGAGCCCCACCGTCGCCGAGCGCACGGCCTGGGCGCGCATGCGCATGAGCCCTACCGACCTCGCCGATATCAGCGCCGCCACCTACACCTACCTGCTCAACGGCCAGCCGCCGGAGGGCAACTTCACCTGCCTGGGCCAGCCGGGCGAAACCGTGCGTCTGCGGCTGATCAACGCCTCGGCCATGACCTATTTCGATTTCCGTATCCCCGGGCTGAAGCTGACGGTGATCGCCGCCGACGGCTTGCCGGTGAAGCCGGTGACCGTGGATGAGCTGCGCATTGCCGTGGCCGAAACCTATGACGTGCTGGTGACCGTGGGCGACCAACCGGCCTACACCCTGTTTGCCCAGAGCATGGACCGTACCGGCTTCGCCCGCGGCACCCTGGCCCGCGCCGCCGGGCTGCAGGCCCCGGTACCTGCGCCCGACCCGCGCCCGGTGCTGAGCATGGACGACATGGGGCACGGCGGCATGGGCGCCATGGCGGGCATGGACCACAGCAACATGGCCGGCATGGACCACGCTGCCATGCCGGCCATGCAGCAACACCCGGCCAGCGAAACCGGCAACCCGCTGGTGGACATGCAGACCATGGCACCGCGCGCCAACCTGGCCGACCCCGGCATAGGCCTGCGCAACAATGGCCGCCGCGTGCTGACCTACGCCGACCTGCGCAGCCCCTACCCCGACCCGGACGGCCGCGCGCCATCGCGCGACATCGAGCTGCACCTGACCGGCCACATGGAGCGTTTCGCCTGGTCGTTCGACGGCGTCAAGTTCAGCGATGCCGAGCCGTTGCGCCTGACCTACGGCGAGCGGGTGCGCATCACCTTGGTCAACGACACCATGATGACCCACCCCATTCACCTGCACGGCATGTGGAGCGACCTGGAAGACGAGCACGGCCAGTTTCTGGTGCGCAAGCACACCGTCGACATCCCGCCCGGCAGCCGACGCTCCTACCGGGTGACTGCCGACGCCCTTGGCCGCTGGGCCTACCACTGCCACCTGCTCTATCACATGGAGACCGGCATGTTCCGCGAGGTACGCGTCGATGAATGA
- a CDS encoding copper resistance protein B gives MNDTRNRSVVAGVALLTLFASERVLAAGMEHMNHGQMNHESMGHGPATPSPPRTPLPAITDADRRAAFPPLPGHQVHDRALNGAVIVDKLEYQNFESSSALNWNATAWVGGDIDRLWLRTEGEREQGKTHKAELQALWGHAVSPWWELVAGVRQDFKPATGQTWAGFGIQGTPLYGLELQATVYAGERQQTALRVEAAYAMLLTNRWILEPNLEANLYGRNDARREQGAGLADSEVGLRLRYEITRGFAPYVGVSFNRLHGKRADQAREDGEDLGQTRLVAGVRLRF, from the coding sequence ATGAATGACACCCGCAACCGCAGCGTCGTGGCAGGCGTGGCCCTGCTGACGCTGTTCGCCAGTGAACGTGTGCTGGCCGCTGGCATGGAGCACATGAACCATGGCCAGATGAACCATGAAAGCATGGGCCATGGCCCGGCTACGCCCAGCCCGCCGCGCACGCCCCTGCCTGCAATCACCGACGCCGACCGCCGCGCCGCCTTCCCGCCACTGCCAGGGCACCAGGTACACGACCGGGCGCTGAACGGGGCCGTGATCGTCGACAAGCTCGAATACCAGAACTTCGAGAGCAGCAGTGCCCTGAACTGGAACGCCACGGCCTGGGTCGGCGGCGATATCGACCGCCTGTGGCTGCGCACGGAAGGCGAGCGCGAGCAGGGCAAGACGCACAAGGCTGAACTGCAGGCGCTGTGGGGCCATGCCGTGAGCCCGTGGTGGGAGCTGGTGGCCGGCGTGCGCCAGGACTTCAAGCCCGCCACCGGCCAGACCTGGGCCGGCTTCGGCATTCAAGGCACGCCGCTGTATGGCCTGGAGCTGCAAGCCACCGTCTACGCCGGCGAGCGGCAACAGACCGCGCTGCGCGTGGAAGCTGCTTACGCTATGCTGCTGACCAACCGCTGGATACTGGAACCTAACCTGGAAGCCAACCTCTACGGCCGCAACGACGCCAGGCGCGAGCAAGGCGCAGGGCTGGCCGACAGCGAGGTGGGCCTGCGCCTGCGCTACGAGATCACCCGTGGCTTCGCCCCCTATGTCGGGGTCAGTTTCAACCGCCTGCACGGCAAGCGTGCCGACCAGGCCCGCGAAGACGGCGAAGACCTGGGCCAGACCCGCCTGGTTGCCGGTGTCCGCCTGCGTTTCTAA
- a CDS encoding DUF411 domain-containing protein, translating into MLRKHLLPLGLLAITGLAQAAETIDVYRDPNCGCCKAWISHLRDNGFAVNDHVEPNMSAVKQRLGVAPRLASCHTGVIDGKFVEGHVPAEQVRLLAKRSDLKGLAVPGMPMGSPGMEMGDHKDAYQVIGVTQDGQDTVVANY; encoded by the coding sequence ATGCTGCGCAAACACCTACTGCCCCTGGGCCTGCTGGCCATCACCGGCCTGGCCCAGGCCGCCGAGACCATCGACGTCTACCGCGACCCCAACTGCGGCTGCTGCAAGGCCTGGATCAGCCACCTGCGTGACAACGGTTTCGCCGTCAACGACCACGTCGAGCCGAACATGAGCGCGGTCAAGCAGCGCTTGGGCGTGGCGCCGCGCCTGGCCTCATGCCACACCGGGGTGATCGACGGCAAGTTCGTCGAAGGCCATGTGCCGGCCGAGCAAGTGCGCCTGCTGGCCAAGCGCAGCGACCTCAAGGGCCTGGCCGTGCCGGGCATGCCCATGGGCTCGCCCGGCATGGAAATGGGCGACCACAAGGATGCCTACCAGGTCATCGGCGTCACCCAGGATGGCCAGGACACCGTTGTAGCCAACTACTGA
- a CDS encoding YqaA family protein — translation MLSLWALFLSAFGAATLLPLQSEAVLVGLLLRQPEAWATLLLVATLGNVLGSVVNWLLGRAVEHLRGKRWFPFSAAQLERAQQRYQRWGQWSLLLSWMPVVGDPLTLIAGIMREPFWHFLLLVTIAKAGRYAVLVMITLGWFHAW, via the coding sequence ATGCTCAGCCTGTGGGCGCTGTTCCTCAGCGCCTTTGGCGCCGCCACCTTGCTGCCGCTGCAATCGGAGGCCGTGCTGGTCGGCCTTTTGCTGCGCCAGCCCGAGGCCTGGGCAACCCTGCTGCTGGTGGCCACCCTGGGCAATGTGCTGGGTTCGGTCGTGAACTGGCTGCTGGGCCGCGCCGTCGAGCACCTGCGCGGCAAGCGCTGGTTCCCGTTCAGCGCTGCCCAGCTGGAGCGCGCGCAGCAGCGTTACCAGCGCTGGGGGCAGTGGTCGTTGCTGCTCAGCTGGATGCCGGTGGTCGGCGACCCGCTGACCTTGATCGCGGGCATCATGCGCGAGCCGTTCTGGCACTTCCTGCTGCTGGTGACAATTGCCAAGGCAGGCCGCTATGCAGTGCTGGTGATGATTACCCTGGGCTGGTTTCACGCCTGGTAA
- a CDS encoding alpha/beta fold hydrolase yields MLRATALALACLVGSPAIAAEPPTYGPQLEGFSYPHPLKHFDFKSQGQALQMGYMDVPAQGQANGHSVVLMHGKNFCAATWETTIDALSKAGYRVIAPDQVGFCTSSKPAHYQYSFQQLAGNTHALLEQLGIRQAIVLGHSTGGMLATRYALMYPQQVERLAMVNPIGLEDWKALGVPYRTVDQWYARELKLDAEGVREYERKTYYAGRWKPEYERWVQMLAGLNKGPGHEAVAWNSALIYDMIFTQPVYHEFKDLQMPTLLLIGDKDTTAIGSDIAPPEVKAKLGKYEVLGPQVAKLIPKGELITFEGMGHAPQIEEPVRFNRTLVEWLAK; encoded by the coding sequence ATGCTGCGCGCAACCGCCCTGGCCCTGGCCTGCCTTGTCGGCAGCCCGGCCATCGCCGCCGAGCCACCTACCTACGGCCCCCAGCTCGAAGGCTTCAGCTACCCGCACCCGCTCAAGCACTTTGACTTCAAGTCCCAGGGTCAGGCCCTGCAGATGGGCTACATGGACGTCCCCGCACAAGGCCAGGCCAACGGCCACAGCGTGGTGCTGATGCACGGCAAGAACTTCTGCGCCGCCACCTGGGAAACCACCATCGACGCGCTGAGCAAGGCCGGTTACCGGGTCATCGCCCCCGACCAGGTCGGCTTCTGCACTTCCAGCAAGCCCGCGCATTACCAGTACAGCTTCCAGCAGTTGGCGGGCAACACCCATGCCTTGCTCGAACAGCTGGGTATCAGGCAAGCCATCGTGCTAGGGCATTCCACGGGCGGCATGCTCGCCACCCGCTATGCGCTGATGTACCCGCAGCAGGTGGAACGCCTGGCCATGGTCAACCCGATTGGCCTGGAAGACTGGAAAGCCCTGGGCGTGCCCTATCGTACGGTGGACCAGTGGTATGCCCGCGAGCTCAAGCTGGATGCCGAGGGGGTGCGCGAGTATGAGCGCAAGACCTACTACGCCGGGCGCTGGAAGCCGGAGTACGAGCGCTGGGTACAGATGCTGGCGGGCCTGAACAAGGGGCCGGGGCATGAAGCGGTGGCGTGGAACTCGGCGCTGATCTACGACATGATTTTCACCCAACCGGTGTACCACGAGTTCAAGGACCTGCAAATGCCGACCTTGCTGCTGATCGGCGACAAGGACACCACGGCCATTGGCAGCGATATCGCACCGCCGGAGGTAAAGGCGAAGCTGGGCAAGTATGAAGTGCTTGGCCCGCAGGTGGCCAAGCTGATCCCCAAAGGTGAACTGATCACCTTCGAAGGCATGGGGCATGCGCCGCAGATCGAAGAACCCGTGCGGTTCAACCGCACACTGGTCGAGTGGCTGGCCAAGTGA